The Candidatus Binatota bacterium DNA window TCGCTCGCCACCAAGCGTAGCCGGGGCTATCGCAAGGTGCCCATCCCGGGCTACCCGCCTCGACAGGGCACGCAGTATGGCCGCCGGCGGATTTTTCATCAGGCCGGTGTCGGACGACTGCGCGCAACGAACACCGCCCTCCTCGGTGACCTGGGTAAACATGTGGAGGCCGTGCGGCTCCCCGTTACCGGGCCACAGCGGCAACTCGGCTCCGTGCACCATCCATGGACCCACCACTAAAAACCCGGGGCTAGCCTTGGCATCCCCCGCCCCTCGCCTTCCGTGCAGCACGAGCGGAGCACGATCGGTCATGTCGCTGGCTGTGAACCAGGCAAGTTGTTTTTCGAGCAGCCCCGCGGCAGGAATTTTCCCCAGGTCCAGCTCCTCGAGCAATACGAAACCCAGCTCGACCTCGTAGTCCAGCAACGCGTCGCGTCCCGGGTGTGCGAGGTCGGAGTAAGCCGAGGTTGGTGCGACCGGCTTGGCAAAAAGAAACATCTCGCCGCCACCTGCTTCTTGCGCGTGCGCGGCGTAATTGAGACCGGCGCCCAGCACCACGACACGCTCGTGGAGCAGGTCGGCAACCGAAATGTTGACCACCGGCTCGACCACTGTTTGCAGGCGCTGGGGGTTGAGCTCTTCGACAAATTCGGGGTCAATCGCGTCCCGGCCCTCGCCCAGCCATTCCGCCCACACGTCGGCGGCTCGGCCGAAACCGTCGGCCGCGTGAAAAGATTCGAGCGTGACCACGCCTTCGAGGCCATCGGCAGACAGGTTGTATACAAGCAGGGGAACGCCATCGCGGCTGTCGAGTACCAGTCCAAAACAGGGACCACCCTGGCAGGAGTGATCGCGGCTACGATAGCTGAGTATGCGCGGTGGGGCGGCCTGTTGGCCAGCAGCGAAAAGCTCGCAGTCCGCCGCCCGGGCGTCGTTGACCAGCGCAAGCGGTGCCGCCGCGAGCAGCAACGACAAGGTCAGCGACGAAAGTCGCCTGGGCAGAAAGCTCATGGAACTATTTGGCGCCCTTCGCGCCTCTCGGTCAAGAGCGCGCTGCGGACAGCAAACGAGAAGAGATCAGATCCAACCCTGCTTGACCAACAGCACGGCGGCCTGCACCCGGTTGCTCACTCCTATCTTGCGAAAGATGCGCTTGAGTTCCGACTTCACTGTTTCAGCCGAGACGCTGAGCAATGACGCGATCTCGGTATTGCTCAAGCCCTCGCAGACCAGTGACAGTACTTTCTTCTCACGCACCGTGAGATTGGGTGGCTCCAGCCTCGGATCGTAGGCAAAGGCCTCGCCGGTCGCCGCGGGCTGCTGGTAAGCATGCGAGCTGGCTGTCGCGGTCGCTAATGATTTCATTTCCATATTAAACGTCTCCTCGGGCTAATTGCCTCGAGGACTGGCCTCTCCCCCACCGACGTCATCCCGTGCTACCTGAATAGCGCAAGCTCGGGGCCAACGTCGACCCCCTTTCTACATCAAACGGACAGCTGCCCCTGCAAGGACGGCTGTTCGCCGGGCTGGTCGATGCCCCGTTGAAACCTTTTTACACAACTACGTCCACGACTCTGCGCGTCATACCAGTTTAAATAACTAACAGTTTCAGTCGTGGCTCTACCCTGCAGCAGTTGCACGAACCCACGGTAACTGGAGAATCGCTGTCGATGACAACTATCCCGCAGCCCGAAGCAGAACAGTTAAGCAACCCTGACAACGATAAAGCCCCCGGCGAGCACGCGACAGGCGGCGTTGCCGGCAAACTGCTGTGGGTAGACCTCTCGGAAAAACGCAGCTGGGAAGAAGTGGTGCCCCCCGAGGTATCGCGGGCCTTCCTCGGAGGCTACGGACTGGGAGCCTGGGCGCTGTACCGCAACCTCGAGCCGGGCACCGACCCGCTGTCGGCCGACAACATCTTCGGCATAGTGGCGGGCACTCTCACGGGCTACGGCACACCGTTTTCCGGCCGCAGCCAGATCGTGTCGCGTAGCCCCTTGACGGGCACCTGGGCCGACTCTAACTCGGGCGGCGCAATAGCAGGCCAGCTCAAGCGCTGCGGCTACGACGGCTTGTTTGTGCGCGGCTGCGCCGAGCAACCCACCGCGCTGATCATTCGCGACGGCAAGGTCAGCTTTGAAGACGCCACTGACCTGTGGGGGCTTACCACCTTTGAGGCCACCGACCGCCTGGCCGAGCGCCTGGACCGCGAGAAGACGGGTTTCTCGGTTATAGGACCGGCCGGTGAAAAACAGTCGCTCATCGCCGCGGTCATCAACGACCGCTACCACGCCTGGGGGCGGCAGGGTTTCGGCGCCATCCTCGGCTCCAAGAAACTCAAGGCCATAGCCGTGCAGGGAAGCGGGCAGGTGCCGCTGGCCCACCCCGCCGCTTTCAAGGCCTTGTGCG harbors:
- a CDS encoding LuxR family transcriptional regulator, with amino-acid sequence MEMKSLATATASSHAYQQPAATGEAFAYDPRLEPPNLTVREKKVLSLVCEGLSNTEIASLLSVSAETVKSELKRIFRKIGVSNRVQAAVLLVKQGWI